The proteins below are encoded in one region of Cucurbita pepo subsp. pepo cultivar mu-cu-16 chromosome LG10, ASM280686v2, whole genome shotgun sequence:
- the LOC111803727 gene encoding pentatricopeptide repeat-containing protein At1g55890, mitochondrial-like — translation MPSSSLYRRLHGLFNHSRSSASRSNKPNSSPPSSITNKPNQSTAATNPLTPEQRLQNLVNKFIKSSQSGRFRARHSMYDSTVRRLAADKRFSMIEDIIEAQKKYEDITDEGFAIRLIMLYGKAGMFTHARKLFDELPELNCERTVKSFNALLASCVNSKEYDQVETIFREVPQEVSIEANVISYNIVINAYCEMDAFDKAILFFNDMEKNGMEADLVTFNTLLTAYYRKGRFLDGERLWSVMMNKNIAPNLISYNARLRGMVLENKMQEGIGLVAEMEEKDIKPDAYSFNALIKGFCEDGDVEEAKKWYYKLKENEVTPNGITYRTLLPFLCEQGDFDLALELCKEAIDNHRLVINVAEVQRVVDGLVEVSKIEEAKDLVKLCNSKNYLNFKLDLPQTST, via the coding sequence ATGCCGTCCTCTTCCCTCTACCGTCGCCTCCATGGGCTCTTCAACCACTCTCGTTCCTCTGCGTCTAGATCCAATAAACCTAACTCCTCGCCACCTTCCTCAATTACTAACAAACCCAATCAATCCACCGCCGCCACAAATCCTCTCACACCCGAGCAACGTCTTCAAAACCTTGTGAACAAGTTCATAAAAAGCTCCCAGTCCGGCCGCTTCCGCGCCAGGCACAGTATGTATGATTCTACAGTTCGCCGTCTTGCTGCCGATAAAAGATTCTCCATGATTGAGGATATTATAGAAGCTCAAAAGAAGTATGAGGACATTACAGATGAAGGGTTTGCAATCCGCCTCATTATGCTCTACGGGAAAGCGGGTATGTTCACTCATGCACGTAAGTTGTTCGATGAATTGCCTGAATTGAATTGCGAGCGGACTGTGAAGTCTTTTAATGCCCTTTTGGCGTCTTGTGTTAATTCCAAGGAGTATGATCAAGTTGAAACGATTTTTCGGGAAGTACCGCAGGAAGTTTCCATAGAAGCTAATGTGATCTCGTACAACATTGTTATCAATGCGTACTGCGAGATGGATGCTTTTGATAAAGCCATCTTGTTTTTTAATGACATGGAGAAGAATGGAATGGAGGCAGATTTAGTTACATTCAATACGCTTCTAACTGCATATTATAGAAAGGGTCGGTTCTTAGATGGAGAAAGGCTGTGGAGTGTGATGATGAACAAGAATATTGCTCCTAATCTTATAAGTTACAATGCCAGGTTGCGAGGAATGGTTCTAGAGAATAAAATGCAAGAAGGGATTGGATTGGTAGCAGAAATGGAGGAGAAAGATATCAAGCCAGATGCTTACAGTTTCAATGCACTGATTAAAggtttttgtgaagatggGGATGTGGAGGAGGCGAAGAAATGGTATTATAAACtgaaggagaatgaagttACTCCAAATGGAATCACTTACCGGACACTTCTCCCCTTCCTTTGCGAGCAGGGTGATTTTGATTTGGCACTTGAACTGTGCAAAGAGGCCATTGATAATCATcgtttagttattaatgtagcAGAGGTGCAGCGTGTGGTTGATGGATTGGTTGAAGTTTCCAAGATTGAAGAAGCAAAGGACCTTGTGAAGCTTTGCAAttccaaaaattatttaaatttcaaattggaTTTACCTCAGACGAGCACTTGA
- the LOC111804048 gene encoding STOREKEEPER protein-like produces the protein MAPKRSPLDEPPAASSSELEETSSGEEEEGVSRDGSSSEEEEDEEETQAQKPKKSTALPSTPAVDKKTAPKKSELATNSQAQSSSSDSGSGSDTDSGTSGRNVQPITSNPIEETPKMKKPRSKPSASATPARSSLKRPSETVREAKRPKSSEADADDGVVADDDSKKSVDESKKLFQRLWSEDDEIAILNGIIDYTAKKGADPALDMNAFHDFIKKSLHVDVTRAQLVDKIRRLKKKYRNNVDRGKKGADPTFSKPHEQKGFELSKKIWGGEGITRTPVVEQPKSNANGTPKKNQRGSSTKTLASLKAELLPSPDAPKDDDKMKIDDNQAPSGCMDGFVAFERSLGAAGFPESFLKPGLNLIGQSKRTELEEEWKKLHLAELELFLKRTDLIRDQAKLILDAYKSSDK, from the coding sequence ATGGCTCCCAAACGGTCACCGTTGGATGAGCCACCGGCAGCGTCTTCCTCCGAATTAGAAGAAACCTCATCGGGTGAGGAAGAGGAAGGTGTGTCCAGAGACGGATCTTCCTctgaagaagaggaggatgaagaagaaactcaaGCTCAGAAACCGAAAAAGTCTACTGCTCTTCCTTCTACTCCTGCTGTCGATAAAAAAACAGCACCGAAGAAATCTGAACTTGCTACTAACTCTCAGGCTCAGTCTTCTTCCTCAGACAGCGGCTCCGGATCCGATACCGATTCGGGTACATCCGGAAGAAACGTCCAGCCGATTACCTCTAATCCGATTGAAGAGACTCCGAAGATGAAAAAGCCCAGATCCAAGCCTTCTGCCTCAGCTACGCCTGCGCGATCGTCTTTGAAGAGGCCTAGTGAGACAGTAAGAGAGGCAAAACGGCCAAAGAGTTCTGAGGCTGACGCTGATGATGGGGTTGTCGCGGACGATGATTCCAAGAAATCTGTTGACGAATCCAAAAAGTTGTTTCAGAGACTATGGAGTGAGGACGATGAGATTGCTATACTGAACGGCATAATTGATTATACAGCCAAGAAGGGTGCTGACCCAGCTCTTGATATGAATGCCTTTCATGATTTCATCAAGAAATCTCTTCACGTCGACGTAACCAGGGCTCAGTTAGTGGATAAGATACgtcgattgaagaagaaatacaGGAACAATGTTGATAGAGGTAAAAAGGGAGCCGACCCAACATTTTCAAAACCCCACGAACAAAAAGGTTTTGAActgtcaaagaaaatatggGGGGGCGAAGGAATTACTCGGACTCCGGTTGTGGAGCAGCCCAAGTCAAATGCTAATGGCACTCcaaagaagaatcaaagagGTAGCTCCACTAAGACACTGGCTTCACTCAAAGCTGAGTTGCTTCCTTCTCCAGATGCCCCAAAGGATGATGATAAGATGAAAATTGATGATAACCAAGCTCCGTCAGGGTGCATGGATGGTTTTGTTGCATTTGAAAGGTCTTTGGGTGCTGCTGGCTTTCCAGAAAGTTTTTTGAAGCCaggattaaatttaatagGGCAATCCAAGAGAACAGAGCTGGAGGAGGAGTGGAAGAAATTGCATCTTGCAGAACTAGAGCTTTTTCTGAAGAGGACGGATTTGATTAGGGACCAGGCAAAGTTGATACTAGACGCCTACAAATCATCTGACAAGTAA
- the LOC111804045 gene encoding cysteine-rich receptor-like protein kinase 29, with protein sequence MAFFLHFALFFFARICATQPVFVNHVCMYQVGNFTSNSTYKTNLDHVLSSIATAKDSGTGFYNFSYGQSSELTNAMALCRGDTKPDVCRSCLNDSIYFLTRLCPKQKEGIGWYDNCMLRYSSRRMFGTMEAEPMYIVLMNNDSVIKEDLFKHNLRTLLYSLKDDASSGDSLRKYAAGDIFGEGLGRIYALLQCTPDLSQIECDACLDSAIQKIPACCSVAWRLFSPSCNVRYQMSPFFDTLLASPPLPLVFVPSSNTMSSEDKKKNVVHTTIVIALPFVVVSVFTIGIYMFLRSRKLRGRVETTDHDEISPVNFLQYDFKTIRDATDDFAISNKLGQGGFGAVYKGKLLNGQEVAVKRLAQGSQQGDFEFKTEVSLVAKLQHRNLVRLLGFCFERNERLLIYELLLNSSLDRFIFDPVQRQYLDWSRRYRIIVGISRGLVYLHEDSRFKVIHHDLKASNILLDAELNPKITDFGMARLCSTDQSDGDTSKIKGTYGYMAPEYALYGHFSVKSDVFSFGVILLEIMSGQKNSCFQDGENTEHLLSYTWKNWMEGNVGAIIDPILGRTCMDEMVRCIHLGLLCVQENVESRPTMASAVVMLNSNSFTLPVPLRPGFLLQSNASNLPQHVDDYTEGSQHSLSESLYIEEESANQFIL encoded by the exons ATGGcattctttcttcattttgccTTGTTTTTCTTTGCCAGAATTTGTGCCACTCAGCCAGTCTTTGTCAACCATGTCTGCATGTATCAAGTAGGGAACTTCACCAGCAACAGCACCTACAAGACCAACCTCGATCATGTACTCTCTTCCATCGCCACTGCCAAAGATAGTGGCACTGGCTTTTACAATTTTTCCTATGGTCAAAGCTCAGAACTAACCAATGCCATGGCGCTCTGCCGAGGAGATACGAAGCCTGATGTTTGTCGAAGCTGCCTCAACGActctatatattttctaacacGGCTATGTCCTAAGCAGAAAGAAGGTATTGGGTGGTATGATAACTGTATGTTGCGCTATTCAAGTCGTCGCATGTTTGGCACAATGGAAGCTGAACCCATGTACATAGTGTTGATGAACAACGACAGTGTCATAAAGGAAGATCTGTTCAAGCACAACCTGAGGACATTGCTGTATAGCTTGAAAGATGATGCTTCTTCAGGTGATTCTTTACGGAAGTATGCAGCTGGAGATATATTTGGAGAAGGGTTGGGGAGGATATATGCACTTCTGCAGTGCACACCTGATTTGTCTCAAATTGAATGTGATGCTTGCTTAGATTCAGCGATCCAAAAAATTCCAGCATGTTGTAGCGTAGCTTGGAGACTTTTTTCACCCAGCTGTAACGTTAGATATCAGATGTCCCCCTTCTTTGATACTCTACTGGCTTCACCACCACTGCCGCTAGTTTTTGTTCCATCCAGCAATACCATGTCTTCAGAAG acaagaagaagaacgTCGTACACACTACCATTGTAATAGCTCTACCGTTCGTGGTTGTTTCGGTTTTCACCATCGGCATCTACATGTTTTTGAGATCCAGAAAGTTGAGGGGAAGAGTTGAGA CTACTGATCATGATGAGATTAGCCCTGTGAATTTCTTGCAATATGATTTCAAGACGATTAGAGATGCAACAGATGACTTTGCTATCTCAAATAAACTTGGACAAGGTGGATTTGGTGCTGTTTATAAG GGTAAGCTTTTGAATGGACAAGAAGTGGCTGTGAAAAGGCTAGCTCAAGGTTCGCAACAGGGTGACTTCGAATTCAAAACTGAAGTCTCACTGGTTGCTAAGCTACAACATCGGAACCTGGTTCGACTTCTTGGCTTTTGCtttgagagaaatgaaagactCCTCATCTACGAGCTCTTACTGAACTCAAGCCTAGATCGTTTCATATTTG ATCCAGTTCAACGTCAATATTTGGACTGGTCGAGACGTTACAGAATTATAGTTGGCATCAGTCGTGGACTCGTGTATTTACACGAAGATTCTCGATTCAAAGTCATCCATCACGATCTTAAAGctagtaatattttattagatgCCGAGCTAAATCCAAAAATCACCGATTTTGGAATGGCAAGATTGTGTTCAACTGATCAATCAGATGGTGATACAAGTAAAATCAAGGGAACATA CGGATATATGGCTCCAGAGTACGCGTTGTACGGACATTTTTCAGTAAAATCAGACGTGTTCAGTTTTGGCGTAATTCTGCTAGAGATCATGAGTGGCCAAAAGAACAGTTGCTTCCAAGATGGAGAAAACACAGAGCACCTTCTAAGCTAC ACATGGAAGAACTGGATGGAAGGGAATGTCGGGGCCATCATAGACCCGATATTGGGTAGAACATGCATGGATGAAATGGTGAGATGCATCCATCTAGGATTACTGTGTGTTCAAGAAAACGTAGAGAGCAGACCCACCATGGCTTCAGCTGTTGTCATGCTCAATAGCAACTCCTTCACTCTTCCTGTACCTTTGCGCCCCGGATTTTTGCTGCAGAGCAATGCCTCAAACTTGCCACAGCATGTTGATGATTACACAGAAGGATCACAGCATAGTCTGTCAGAGAGCCTTTatattgaagaagaatcagcAAACCAATTTATTCTGTAG
- the LOC111804039 gene encoding synaptonemal complex protein 1, producing the protein MLEKIGLPARPSLRGNNWVVDASHCQGCSSQFTFINRKHHCRRCGGIFCGSCTQQRMVLRGQGDSPVRICDPCKKLEEAARFELRHGHKSRAGRGSLKSTKPEDDILAKILGSDRNESSSSVQESNANSSSTIGRTTTGIQSSNTPEFIDLDGEGEASSSLTNHLENKMESSSPEQLRQQAVDEKKKYKVLKGEGKSEEALKAFKRGKELERKADALEISIRKSRRKALTSGNAGEDQNIGGSSGRNMKPSLQSSKEKHDLNAELRELGWSDMDIHAEEKKSATMSLEGELSSLLGGVLQKTDKAKSVHSIDNTQVVAHKRKALMLKREGKLAEAKEELKKAKILEKQLEEQELLGGADEESDDELSALVRSLDDNKHEDISFQYKGNLDLDLDNLLGAANNIISDVNFEVTDEDMEDPEISAALETLGWTEDSQPSASRESIKSEIISLKREALNQKRAGNIAVAMEQLKKAKMLERDLENCSSQEDSHVSGGSTVETTEVLIPKLPSKNKLAIQKELLAIKKKALALRREGRLDEAEKELNKCKVLEEQLEQAADASRGNIREVGVGIGSKDPDFLSKDLNRNLQDVEVVEDVTDQEMHDPEYLSVLKNLGWNDKDDELVPSKPSKQDDLLPAEPSETSANDSPEYAVKPLRKKAEVQRELLRLKRKALSLRRQGETEEAEEVLIRTKALEAEMEDIERRDRVRTVYSGNQENVHKAPSGRLVDEGDGGDVTEEDMNDPTLLSVLQNLGWNGDEVEPPVNKQVKPINEDAKLTVNQPSSTINVAAPQSRSEIQREVLNLKRKALAFRRRGDIDEAEEVLKRAKALEIQMDELDTPKPTGVFDAADKSEVLRALKGDELLDRVKDVGEVRNGSDKVAEDLKDEVPDLSLNLKFSKGDSVHNRQSDRLNFKERQASFREGASGGNTSLEGNGRQGDLSIPRSDVLSNAADRSTEVGFQAISTAPNQDHFSIGNQDDVVRHEGKQRYQADNSSQDSSSQSSQSFLRQEILAHKKKAVTLKREGKLSEAREELRQAKRLEKSLEENNGQVQLNSKSSTISTNNVPSPDRKESSTSTVEQKPSPDRKQSSTSVAEQKPSPDRKQGSPSTMDQKPMSARDRFKLQQESLKHKRQALKFRREGRTEEADAEFEKAKAIENQLEQLTDSAKSSMNGEEHAGDVSVEDFLDPQLLSALKAIGLENPAPSISRGQQETLKPPPRVSTDKMENTDLERNQLEERIKAEKVKAVHLKRQGKQAEALDALRRAKLYEKKLNSLASN; encoded by the exons ATGTTGGAGAAGATCGGATTGCCGGCTAGGCCGTCTCTTCGAGGGAACAACTGGGTGGTGGATGCTTCTCATTGTCAAGGATGTTCGTCTCAGTTCACCTTCATCAATCGCAAG CATCATTGTCGGAGGTGCGGGGGAATATTTTGCGGTAGTTGCACGCAGCAGAGAATGGTTTTGCGTGGACAGGGTGATTCTCCTGTGCGCATATGCGATCCTTGCAAAAAGCTAGAAGAAGCTGCAAGGTTTGAGCTTCGGCATGGACACAAAAGCAGAGCTGGAAGAG GTAGCTTGAAGTCGACAAAGCCTGAGGATGACATTTTGGCCAAGATTCTTGGTAGTGATAGAAATGAATCATCATCTTCAGTGCAAGAATCAAATGCCAACAGTTCTTCTACTATTGGAAGGACTACCACTGGTATACAGAGTTCAAATACTCCAGAGTTCATAGACCTTGATGGGGAAGGAGAGGCATCCAGTAGTTTAACTAATCATCTGGAGAATAAAATGGAATCTAGTAGTCCGGAGCAATTGCGCCAGCAAGCTGtagatgaaaaaaagaaatataaagttCTTAAAGGAGAAGGCAAATCTGAGGAAGCATTAAAAGCGTTCAAGAGAGGAAAAGAGCTCGAGAGAAAAGCTGACGCTTTGGAAATTTCCATAAGAAAAAGCCGCAGAAAAGCTTTAACTTCTGGTAATGCAGGTGAAGACCAAAATATAGGTGGCTCATCTGGTAGGAACATGAAGCCTAGTCTACAAAGTAGTAAAGAAAAGCATGACCTTAATGCTGAACTCAGAGAACTTGGATGGTCTGACATGGATATTCATGccgaggaaaaaaaatcagcTACAATGAGTTTAGAGGGTGAACTATCTTCTCTTCTTGGGGGGGTCTTACAAAAAACTGATAAAGCTAAGAGTGTTCATAGCATTGATAATACCCAGGTTGTTGCTCACAAAAGAAAAGCTCTAATGTTGAAACGTGAAGGCAAGCTAGCAGAAGCCAAGGAGGAACTTAAGAAagctaaaattttagaaaagcagcttgaagaacaagaactctTGGGTGGGGCTGATGAGGAGTCAGATGATGAGCTATCTGCATTGGTGCGTAGTTTGGATGATAATAAACACGAAGATATTTCATTTCAGTACAAGGGAaatcttgatcttgatcttgatAATCTTTTAGGGGCTGCTAATAATATCATTTCGGACGTTAACTTTGAAGTGACAGATGAGGACATGGAAGATCCAGAAATTTCTGCTGCCTTAGAAACCTTAGGATGGACTGAGGATTCCCAACCTTCTGCTTCCCGGGAATCGataaaaagtgaaataatTTCCTTGAAAAGAGAGGCTCTCAATCAAAAGCGTGCAGGAAATATTGCAGTGGCTATGGAACAGCTTAAGAAAGCCAAGATGCTCGAGAGAGACCTTGAAAACTGCAGCTCTCAAGAAGATAGCCATGTTTCAGGCGGTAGCACCGTTGAAACAACAGAAGTCCTGATTCCTAAACTtccttcaaaaaataaattagctaTCCAGAAAGAACTTCTTgctataaaaaagaaagcccTGGCTTTAAGAAGGGAAGGAAGGTTGGACGAGGcagaaaaagaattgaacaaaTGCAAGGTCCTTGAAGAACAACTTGAACAAGCGGCTGATGCTTCAAGGGGGAACATCAGAGAGGTGGGTGTTGGTATTGGGAGTAAGGATCCAGATTTTCTCTCTAAGGATCTCAATAGAAATTTGCAAGATGTGGAAGTGGTTGAAGATGTAACAGATCAAGAAATGCATGACCCTGAATATCTTTCCGTTCTTAAGAATTTAGGTTGGAATGACAAAGATGATGAATTGGTCCCTTCAAAGCCCTCTAAACAAGATGATTTACTTCCTGCGGAACCAAGTGAGACATCTGCAAATGATTCTCCTGAATACGCAGTTAAGCCACTAAGAAAAAAAGCtgaagtccaaagagaacttttgagattgaaaagaaaggcTCTCTCTCTTAGACGCCAAGGGGAGACTGAGGAAGCAGAGGAAGTGCTGATAAGGACAAAAGCCTTAGAAGCTGAGATGGAGGACATAGAGCGTAGGGATAGAGTTAGGACTGTATATAGTGGGAACCAAGAGAACGTTCACAAAGCCCCTTCTGGAAGGTTGGTTGATGAAGGTGATGGTGGTGATGTCACTGAGGAAGATATGAACGACCCAACATTACTGTCTGTTCTACAGAATTTGGGATGGAACGGTGATGAAGTTGAACCGCCGGTAAATAAGCAGGTCAAGCCAATTAACGAGGATGCAAAACTAACTGTTAACCAACCATCTTCTACAATCAATGTTGCTGCACCACAAAGTAGAAGTGAAATTCAGAGAGaggttttaaatttgaaaagaaaggcTCTTGCCTTTAGAAGGAGAGGAGACATTGATGAGGCTGAGGAAGTCTTGAAAAGGGCAAAGGCGTTGGAGATCCAAATGGATGAACTGGATACTCCAAAACCAACAGGCGTCTTTGATGCTGCTGACAAATCTGAAGTTCTTAGAGCATTGAAGGGAGATGAATTGCTTGACCGTGTGAAGGATGTGGGGGAGGTACGCAATGGATCAGACAAAGTTGCAGAGGATCTGAAGGACGAAGTACCAGATCTGtctttgaatttaaaattttccaaagGCGATTCAGTTCATAACCGTCAATCTGACCGCTTAAATTTTAAGGAGCGCCAAGCCTCGTTTAGAGAAGGCGCTTCAGGTGGAAATACTTCTCTGGAAG GTAATGGACGACAAGGTGACTTATCAATCCCTCGTTCCGATGTGTTATCTAATGCTGCTGATCGTTCCACAGAAGTTGGATTCCAGGCAATTTCTACTGCTCCAAACCAAGATCATTTCAGCATCGGAAACCAAGACGATGTAGTTCGTCACGAAGGAAAACAACGTTACCAAGCAGACAATTCCTCTCAGGACTCTAGTTCTCAGAGCAGCCAAAGTTTCTTGCGCCAAGAAATTTTGGCTCACAAGAAGAAGGCAGTTACATtaaagagagagggaaaacTGTCAGAAGCTCGTGAAGAACTTCGACAGGCAAAGCGTTTGGAGAAATCGCTGGAGGAAAACAATGGTCAGGTTCAACTTAATTCAAAAAGTTCGACAATCTCCACAAACAATGTACCTTCACCTGACCGTAAGGAATCTAGCACATCAACTGTGGAACAGAAACCATCGCCTGACCGGAAGCAGTCTAGCACATCAGTTGCAGAACAGAAACCATCACCTGACCGGAAGCAGGGCAGCCCATCAACTATGGATCAGAAACCAATGTCTGCTCGTGACCGCTTCAAGTTGCAGCAGGAGTCACTCAAGCACAAGCGACAGGCTCTGAAATTTCGTAGAGAGGGTCGAACCGAAGAAGCTGATGCAGAGTTTGAAAAGGCCAAGGCCATTGAAAATCAGTTAGAGCAGTTAACTGACTCTGCAAAATCATCTATGAATGGAGAAGAGCATGCAGGAGATGTAAGTGTTGAGGATTTTCTCGATCCTCAACTGCTCTCTGCTTTGAAAGCTATTGGTTTGGAAAATCCAGCTCCAAGCATATCGAGGGGTCAACAAGAAACATTAAAGCCTCCACCAAGAGTCAGCACtgataaaatggaaaatacaGACTTAGAAAGAAATCAACTGGAGGAACGTATCAAAGCAGAAAAGGTGAAGGCAGTGCACTTGAAACGTCAGGGAAAGCAAGCTGAGGCCTTGGATGCTTTGCGGCGAGCCAAACTTTATGAAAAGAAGTTGAATTCCTTAGCTTCGAATTGA
- the LOC111804050 gene encoding uncharacterized protein LOC111804050 encodes MPEVWCTLKRSLSCTKSFLCDVHVPEAIGDSNTKERTDRDSSGCLRSKSNLRDIICGSKRHSQKPSPSSSSRSMANSEVILTMTHEIEAQTKTDSFSVPHEEKTSLELHKSSVTRNGHATSATSDRINQFHDCSELICPECGGLFKNSDAMESHHLSKHAVRELAQEDSSWKVIELICQRTWPMSKPHHIDNVFKVHNSPRTLSLFEEYRATVKSKASKLEQQNPRCLVDGNELLRFHGTTIACPLAVANGSQILCNLDNCGVCQILRHGFNKGVLTCATSGRAFECIEMNEEDMGGLRRALMVCRVIAGMVCGGCMEEDELNTNSGSGFQSSSGKTGQNSKQEELFVFNPEAVLPCFVVTYRQ; translated from the exons ATGCCAGAAGTTTGGTGTACTCTGAAGAGATCATTATCCTGCACCAAATCATTCCTTTGTGATGTTCATGTTCCAGAAGCCATTGGTGATTCAAACACCAAGGAAAGAACAGACCGAGATTCATCTGGTTGTTTAAGGTCTAAATCTAACCTCAGAGACATCATTTGTGGAAGCAAAAGACACTCACAGAAGCCATCGCCTAGCTCCAGCTCGAGATCAATGGCGAACAGTGAAGTTATCCTCACCATGACCCATGAAATTGAAGCCCAAACTAAAACGGATAGCTTCTCTGTTCCCCACGAAGAAAAAACCAGTCTTGAACTCCATAAAAGCTCTGTTACAAGAAATGGGCATGCCACTTCTGCAACTTCCGACAGAATTAACCAATTCCACGATTGTTCTGAATTGATTTGCCCAGAATGTGGTGGGCTTTTTAAGAATTCAGATGCCATGGAGTCCCATCATCTTTCCAAGCATGCCG TCAGAGAATTAGCGCAGGAGGATTCATCCTGGAAAGTGATAGAATTAATCTGCCAAAGAACATGGCCAATGTCAAAACCCCACCACATTGACAATGTCTTCAAAGTCCACAATTCGCCAAGAACTCTGTCTCTGTTTGAAGAGTACAGAGCAACAGTGAAAAGCAAAGCGAGCAAACTGGAGCAGCAAAACCCACGTTGTTTAGTCGACGGAAACGAGCTCTTGAGGTTCCATGGCACGACGATTGCTTGCCCATTAGCCGTGGCAAATGGGTCTCAGATTTTATGCAATTTGGATAACTGTGGAGTTTGCCAAATTTTAAGACATGGGTTTAATAAAGGCGTATTGACATGCGCAACAAGTGGAAGAGCCTTCGAATGTATTGAGATGAATGAAGAAGATATGGGCGGCTTAAGAAGAGCCTTAATGGTGTGCAGAGTGATTGCAGGGATGGTCTGTGGTGGATGCATGGAGGAAGATGAACTGAACACCAATTCTGGTTCTGGGTTCCAATCGTCGAGTGGGAAAACGGGACAGAATTCAAAACAGGAAGAACTGTTTGTGTTCAATCCTGAAGCTGTACTTCCTTGCTTCGTGGTAACTTACAGACAGTGA
- the LOC111804056 gene encoding uncharacterized protein LOC111804056, whose translation MQKASGFVVCILVIVMDVTAGILGIQAEVAQNKVNHFKMWIFECKDPSYNAFKLGLAAAILLGLAHAIANLVGGCVYVRSAQEYKGLTSNKQLAAGSLVFAWIAVVVGFSLLISGAMYNTRSRKSCGLAHNHLLSIGGIACFVHGLFAVAYYVSATAGNREETRPPPQGHPAGATGHV comes from the exons ATGCAGAAAGCTTCTGGTTTTGTTGTCTGCATCTTGGTTATTGTTATGGATGTTACAGCCGGAATTCTTGGAATTCAAGCTGAAGTAGCTCAAAACAAG GTGAACCATTTCAAAATGTGGATATTTGAGTGTAAAGACCCAAGCTATAATGCTTTCAAGCTAGGCTTGGCTGCAGCCATACTGCTGGGCCTTGCTCACGCCATTGCCAACCTGGTTGGTGGGTGCGTTTATGTTCGATCTGCTCAAGAATACAAAGGATTAACCTCTAACAAGCAACTTGCAGCGGGTTCACTCGTCTTTGCATG GATTGCAGTAGTGGTTGGATTCTCGCTGCTCATCTCTGGGGCGATGTATAACACCAGGTCAAGAAAATCATGCGGGCTTGCTCACAATCATCTTCTGTCTATAGGCGGGATCGCGTGCTTCGTACACGGCTTGTTTGCAGTTGCTTACTATGTTTCTGCCACAGCAGGAAACAGGGAGGAGACGAGGCCGCCACCACAGGGGCACCCTGCCGGAGCTACAGGCCACGTTTAG